Below is a window of Desulfobotulus mexicanus DNA.
CTTGGCCATGGCTTACTTGAAAAACCCTATGAGAATGCTTTGGCTGTAGAGCTTGGCTTACGTGAAATTCCTTTTAGACAACTATAGTGGACCCAGTTTTCAGGACAGCAATTTAAGCTTACATACCTCACAGAAATGGAGGTAAAAATGAGCCAGAGCAAAAAGCGTAAAATCCATAGTCCTGAGTTTAAGGCCAAGGTAGGCATTGAGGCCCTTCGGGGAGTAAAGACAGCCAATGAGATTGGTCATGAGTATGGTGTCCACCCAATTTCC
It encodes the following:
- a CDS encoding GxxExxY protein; this encodes MNTNTHELLLKDEVYQIVGCAMEVINTLGHGLLEKPYENALAVELGLREIPFRQL